A segment of the Myotis daubentonii chromosome 6, mMyoDau2.1, whole genome shotgun sequence genome:
CCTTCGGGCTCCTGCGGAGCCGCCTGGGGGACCGGGGCTTCTCCAGGTGAGTGGCCCTGGGGCGGCTCCCTAGGAGCTCCCCGGGGAGCTGAGAAGCCGGGGCTGGGGACCAGTGGGCAGACCCGCCCTGTGGCTCTCCGCAGGCTGCTGGACATCACCCCTGCCTCCAGCCTGGGCTTTGTGCTGGACACCACGGGCAGCATGGGCGAGGAGATCAACGCCGCCAAGACCCAGGCTCGCCGCATCGTGGAGCAGCGGCGGGGCGGCCCCCTGGAGCCCGCCCACTACGTGCTGGTGCCTTTCCATGACCCAGGTGGCCGTCTGGCgggagagtggagggaaggaCAGCGGCAAAGGTGTGCCGCGGGCAGCGGGCCTGCGCTTACCGCGAACAATCGCCGCTGCGTCCACTGCTCCCAAAGGGCAGCAGTCACAGCGCTTCCCCAGCACCCACGCTTAGGCAGTGGCCCTGCTTTCTTAGGCTCCATTTTCAGGTCTACTTCCCACAGACCGAGGAGgggatgcgggggtggggggcgggggggttggtgGGTGCAGGCCTCTGAAGTATCTGAGACAGACAGTTACATAGCATTGAACAGGAATTCAATCTGACCTGGGCCAATCTCACTGTGTGTCCTTAGCTTGGTCATATAACTTTGCCTCGGTTTCgtcatccataaaatgggtcCCCACTAGCTCCATCCTGACTGTCTCCCAGGGTTGAAATGATCATCAGGTAAAATGCCTGTAGGACTGAGCGTTTCCCCAGGGCCGGTCTAAGTCTGCATAAATCTCATAGCTGGCAGGTACGGGGTTTCTCACATATTCGATGAAGGTATGAGGAAGTGAATAATGAAGAATTCAGCCACTTATGTGTCAAAGGCACTATTCCAAGATTCACAAAACCAATTCCTTTAGTCTCCCAATAACCCTGAGGTGAGTACTGCTGTTGTGGCTTTGCAGGGAGGAAACCAAGGCCCCGGCTATGTTTTATTCTTACACACactccccaggcccccaggccccaggaagTGCGCCACTCTGCTAAGGAAATGAGGCCCACTTTCCCAGCAGAGGCCCgagccctgccctgcctgtaTCAGGGCAGGCTGGTGTGTCAGGACTGCCCAGCCCAGGAGCACAGCGGCTTCCTGCCGGGTGGGCGTAGGGGGCCTCCTCGCTCTCCACCTCgcacctctttcctcctcccaggGTTTGGTCCTGTCTTTACCACCAGTGACCCTGACAGCTTCTGGCAGCAACTCAATGAGATCCAGGCAGTGGGAGGCGGAGACGAGCCTGAGATGAGCCTGTCAGCCCTGGAGGTCTGCCCTCCCGCCCCACTCTCCCCCTTTCCAGGCCCCACCACCAGGGGGAGTGAGAGCCTTCCTGGGACCctgtccccatccctcctccagAGTCTGGCCCCACTGGCTTCACTCCGGCTCTCCTTGCTCTACCCTGTTCCCTGTTGCCGCCATCTTCACGCCAGCcattccctccctgccagctggCCCTGCTGCACACCCCTCCACTCTCGGACATCTTTGTCTTCACGGACGCCTCGCCCAAGGATGCCTTTCTCACCCACCGCGTGGAAGCCCTGGCTCAGGAGCGACGCTGCAGAGTGAGCATAGCCAGTGGGCAACCCGATGTTAGCTCCCAGGGAGACCCAGGCCCACAGTCTCATAACCAGGGCCCCGCCACACTGTGGCAGTCGAAGCAGCCTCGGCATGAAGTGGGCGGCTGGACAATGAGGCTGACATTTCCTGATCCCTTCACAACTAACGAGTGAGAGGCCCTGCCCTTAACCAACTGAATTTGTATTTGAACCTGCCCCCAATAAACCATCTAGCTGCCAACAACCCACTATGTGGATGACATATGGCAACAGTTACAAGGAGTGGCAACTactaacgggggggggggggggggggggcagtgggagatgCTGCGTAGCAGCCAGAGGGTAGTCGGAGACCTGACCACCAGCCGGGAGTCCTGGGGGGACGGGAGCATGGAGGCCGCACTGACCACGGGAGATGGCGCGTGGGCTCCTGAGTACTGGCCTCTCCTCTGCGCACAGGTAACATTCCTGGTGACTGAAGACCCGTCGCGGGGTCAGCGCCGCGTCCGGCGTGAGGTCTTGTCCCCGCTGCGCTTCGAGCCTTATGAAGTGGTGGCCCTGGCCTCTGGAGGCGAGGTGATCTTCACCCAAGATCAGCACATTCGCGACGTGGCAGCTGTTGTTGGGGACAGCACGGCCGACCTGGTGAGCGGACGGACGGAGGGACAGGGCTTTCAGCTCGGCGCTGGGGGGTGAGTGACGCTGCACCTCTCCCTCTAGAAGGGAATGGCTCCCATGGCCGTGTTGCCAGAAGGTGTCGCGGTGGGAAGGGCAGTTTGTCTTCCTGGAGAGCCAGGCTatccaccctgcccctcccatgttagtcccccaccccccaatcttGGGTTCCAAGGTTCTGTCCTGGGGACAACTGAGGGACTCCTCCTTAAGCCCTCGCCTCCAACTGCCACGCTCTGTAACTGTCCCTGGTTCATGCCCCTCTCGAAGGTATCTTCTCCAGGTGTCCGTCACTTCGCTTCTTTCTGTCTGCACCTTTCTCTCGTCTTTGTTCCCACTCATTCCACGCCTTatctcttccccaccctccaAGGTGGTCCTGCCCCTGGAACCCCCGGTGGTGGTGCCTGGGAGGCCGCTGGTGTTCACTGTGGATGGGCTGCTCCGGAGGGTAACGGTCCAGATCCACGGGGAGGTCCGCAGCTTCTGGATCAGGAACCCTGCAGGTACTTCCATCGTGTGCCAAGGCAGAGGGAAGAACTGAGAATGGAGGATGAGGGCCATCTGCTAAGGGAAAGAAGTGTCTCCTGTGACCATCTCTTCTCTCCACTCCCACCCAGGGGTCTCCCAGGGCCAGGAGGAAGGCCAGGGCTCTCTCGGCCACACTCGCCGCTTTGGGCAGTTCTGGATGGTGAGCATGAATGACCCCCCCCAGACAGGGACCTGGGAGATCCAGGTCACAGCTGAGGGCAACACCCGGGTGAGAGTGCAAGGTGAGGAGGAAGGCTttcctgggaaggggaggggcggggagctgCAGAGCTCGCAGAGCACATGGTCACAGCCAGCTGGGGAAGGTCTCTGACTCCCTCCCCCCCTCAGCTCAGACGGCTCTGGACTTCCTCTTCCACTTTGGGATCCCCGTGGAGGACggcccccaccctggcctctACCCCTTGACCCAGCCAGTTGCAGGTGCATCtataccccccaccccaacttgtTTGTGGATTTCACACTTACAAAATTCTCTCTTATTTAACTGTCCATTGGGTTATAACTTACATGTTTTACGCAAATGTGCACAGAACGCCCCCCTGACCGCCCCACCAGTCCTCCCGGGGGTAGCCCTGTTCTGACCGCAGACCACTTCTCCCCGCCCTCCGGCCGCAGGTCTCCGGACCCAGCTGCTGGTTGAGGTGACAGGGCTGTGCCCCGGCGGCCGCCGGGAAGGGCCGCTGCCCCACTTCTCCCACGTCGTGCTGCGAGGGGTTCCGGGGGGCGCCGAGCTGGACCGGGTGCCCTTGGAGCCCAGGGGAGCCCCGGAGCGAGGTCTCCTGGTGGCCTCGCTTCCACCCCCGCTGCTGTCCACCGCGGGGCCCTTCGCTCTGGAGCTGCTGGGCCGGGACGGCGGCGGGCGGGACCTGCGCCGGGCGGCGCCCCAGCCTTGCAGGGTGGCCCCGGTCCTTCTGGAGGTGAGCCCCGGGCAGGGCGCAGCGGGCGGAGAGCGCGGCTCCTCCCTGACCCGCCCTCCTCCGCAGCTCAGTGGCCCGGCGGGGTTCCTGGCCCCGGGCAGCAAGGCCCCCCTCAGCCTTCGCATCGCCAGCTTTTCGGGGCCTCGGGATCTCGACCTCAGGACGTGGGTCAACTCCAGCTTCACGCTCACCTCCAACCTCTCCAGGTGCAGCCCGA
Coding sequences within it:
- the VWA7 gene encoding von Willebrand factor A domain-containing protein 7; this translates as MRHHWPPCWRPTAALCPPGLRLLCPPPHVPLALGSVLLLLLQLLSPTSAFFPNIWSLLAAPGSVTHQDLTEAAALNVTLQLFLERPPPGRTPLRLEDFLGRTLLADDLFASYFGPGSPSRRFRAALGEVSRANAAQDFLPTSRNDPDWHFDAERLGQGRTRLVGALREALVAAQAGDHALARQRLGAALHALQDFYSHSNWVELGQQRPHPHLLWPRQELGSLAQVGDPTCADCEELSCPGNLLGFTRLTSGYFGTYPSKPPGKCSHGGRFDQSSSQPPRGGINKDSTAPGFSPHHTLHLQAAELALLASIQAFGLLRSRLGDRGFSRLLDITPASSLGFVLDTTGSMGEEINAAKTQARRIVEQRRGGPLEPAHYVLVPFHDPGFGPVFTTSDPDSFWQQLNEIQAVGGGDEPEMSLSALELALLHTPPLSDIFVFTDASPKDAFLTHRVEALAQERRCRVTFLVTEDPSRGQRRVRREVLSPLRFEPYEVVALASGGEVIFTQDQHIRDVAAVVGDSTADLVVLPLEPPVVVPGRPLVFTVDGLLRRVTVQIHGEVRSFWIRNPAGVSQGQEEGQGSLGHTRRFGQFWMVSMNDPPQTGTWEIQVTAEGNTRVRVQAQTALDFLFHFGIPVEDGPHPGLYPLTQPVAGLRTQLLVEVTGLCPGGRREGPLPHFSHVVLRGVPGGAELDRVPLEPRGAPERGLLVASLPPPLLSTAGPFALELLGRDGGGRDLRRAAPQPCRVAPVLLELSGPAGFLAPGSKAPLSLRIASFSGPRDLDLRTWVNSSFTLTSNLSRVRLEHNESAWGRLWLEVPESAALDSVVTVTVAAMGREARPVPPTHAFLRLLVLAPHPQDQLAVPAHSSGPVLAMASSTLPPSPLVTRGRAGGGLAGNPWWGTVAGVLLLLGLASW